A genomic window from Bacteroidota bacterium includes:
- a CDS encoding preprotein translocase subunit SecY, producing the protein RRIPVQFAKKIVGNKQYGGVRQYIPLKVNAAGVMPIIFAQAIMFIPAAVVGFTDVASLSGFAATFNNHNGFWYNLVFALLIVAFTYFYTAIMVNPNQMAEDMKRNGGFVPGVKPGKKTAEFIDQVMSRITFPGSLFLALLAILPAVAIQMNIEQQFAYFFGGTSLLILVGVVLDTLQQIESHLLMRHYDGLMKSGRIKGRTSMSMATA; encoded by the coding sequence CAAGAAGGATACCTGTGCAGTTTGCTAAAAAGATTGTGGGTAATAAGCAATATGGTGGCGTTCGTCAGTATATTCCTTTAAAAGTGAATGCTGCGGGTGTAATGCCTATTATTTTTGCACAGGCAATTATGTTCATTCCTGCAGCGGTTGTTGGTTTTACAGACGTAGCTTCCCTCAGTGGATTTGCGGCTACATTTAATAATCACAATGGCTTTTGGTATAATCTTGTATTTGCGTTGCTTATTGTAGCATTCACTTATTTCTATACTGCCATTATGGTTAATCCAAATCAAATGGCCGAAGACATGAAGCGTAATGGCGGTTTTGTTCCGGGTGTAAAACCAGGTAAGAAAACAGCTGAGTTTATTGATCAGGTTATGTCACGTATAACATTCCCAGGTTCTTTGTTTCTTGCTTTACTGGCTATTTTGCCGGCTGTAGCTATTCAAATGAATATTGAGCAGCAATTCGCCTATTTCTTTGGGGGCACGTCATTGCTGATATTAGTTGGTGTTGTATTGGATACATTGCAACAAATAGAAAGTCATTTATTGATGCGTCATTACGATGGTCTGATGAAGTCGGGCCGAATTAAAGGTCGTACGTCAATGAGTA